The following coding sequences lie in one Drosophila bipectinata strain 14024-0381.07 chromosome XR, DbipHiC1v2, whole genome shotgun sequence genomic window:
- the LOC108118686 gene encoding tRNA (34-2'-O)-methyltransferase regulator WDR6, producing the protein MALAADALGLYVSFKCILVGQGSCSLECSRKSKYVLPSRLRPGKIHGFALDSDNYPETIVLAYSENEFSLYTCNLNRKNNGFKLVYEGKTRDWINAATFFSETSKNSGQFVLHMAHSTLIHIKYAFTPNIHFNVSELAQCSDCSILYYSRLYGNSYDELTIFSGNAFGELLVWQPKDALNSKSSMCKTYPLLLRIQAHNGVIHAIDLNLSSQILTTTSDDRSVKYWRVEKLGMRDVRLKPMLSCFGHNSRTMCAIISKIGGFVYIISGGEDSHVCIWSHVGDLLYKRRFHFGAPIWRLGINNNSSILYTTGSTGNIVACNLNSVVKNQNNFAYAFGDINLKNEFIRRIKFVKESIIIGLSNMNRLYYMQISDHFNEAEKWILVNDFPSYKCTVFEVSNDIIATGGLRRIAMYRFKGPRIYEKIFDAERMTGTIRSFIFLNENYFLVADDSGTCVLLKGNNLRLDSYIELWYPRDPCITAGLFISKNYILLGDRKGRVMLYSRSNEKTFSCKKMLNYQEVKFGANFFKLLRLTTFDAYVMFGGHESVIKYIHIGLPECDLKVTQRINMPLSWIEACLGNDIILGFNDNHIVVWSRHYDVLAQMPCGGGHRCWDYFMNNGIINIVFIKQRKVFFYKTSLFNPISKMIKNIKCNTWHIRNCNILRLLKHCEAQTLIVSAGDDNIIKVTCFLDKASNQCAEIHSHVSSVRCLQVYKLQNTENTWIIFSVGGRSQLCISLFNINRFKEFYVHELYTNTLQNMLKNVSQEARLMAIEIAKGALEDCFLLYIAGADGRICQYLWNLQKKTELKFQKVIYLKNCPIKLRFINGLDLLLLTTTSGELYGFNKTLSEKCFQLQLHETGINAIDTYVVEHLLHILSGGDDENIKYTVVNLTNFTVEYKTEFIGLHNTQVNALSIHSPYKWNEKSELLAYTCGIDKQIFEINLKTQKYVRVGFTCIADIKGLEIDNCNRMYLYGSGLQIVCPLKS; encoded by the exons ATGGCATTAGCGGCAGATGCTTTGGGATTGTATGTGTCTTTTAAATGCATATTGGTTG GTCAGGGAAGTTGCTCCCTAGAATGCAGTAGAAAATCTAAATATGTCCTTCCATCCCGGCTTCGTCCCGGAAAAATTCATGGATTCGCATTGGATTCGGACAATTACCCCGAAACCATAGTGTTGGCGTATAGCGAAAATGAGTTCTCATTGTATACATGTAATCTTAATAGGAAAAATAACGGGTTCAAGTTGGTTTACGAGGGAAAAACTAGAGACTGGATTAACGCAGCTACTTTTTTTTCCGAAACGTCGAAAAATAGTGGACAATTCGTACTGCACATGGCTCACAGTACCTTAATACACATAAAATATGCGTTCACGCCCAATATACACTTTAACGTATCAGAGTTAGCTCAGTGTTCTGACTGTTCAATTCTTTATTACAGTCGTCTGTATGGTAATTCTTACGATGAACTAACAATATTCAGTGGAAACGCATTTGGAGAATTGTTGGTTTGGCAACCCAAAGACGCGCTAAATTCCAAATCATCAATGTGTAAAACATATCCCCTTCTTTTACGAATACAAGCACATAACGGTGTTATTCATGCAATTGATTTAAACCTATCGTCACAAATATTAACTACAACATCCGATGATCGTTCTGTCAAATATTGGAGAGTTGAAAAGTTGGGAATGAGGGATGTCAGGTTAAAACCCATGCTTAGTTGTTTTGGACATAATTCGCGTACAATGTGTgcaataatttcaaaaattg gtGGCTTCGTATATATAATAAGCGGTGGTGAGGACTCTCACGTATGTATTTGGAGTCATGTTGGAGATCTTTTGTATAAGCGTCGCTTCCATTTCGGAGCACCTATATGGCGATTaggtataaataataattcttCGATACTTTATACCACAGGTTCTACTGGAAATATTGTCGCTTGTAACCTTAATAGTgttgttaaaaaccaaaataatttTGCTTATGCGTTTGGcgatattaatttaaaaaatgaatttataaGAAGGATAAAATTTGTTAAAGAAAGTATAATTATTGGCTTAAGTAACATGAACCGTTTGTATTATATGCAAATTTCGGATCATTTTAATGAGGCGGAAAAGTGGATTTTAGTGAATGACTTCCCGTCATATAAATGTACAGTTTTTGAGGTATCTAATGACATTATTGCAACAGGTGGTCTTCGACGTATAGCAATGTATCGATTTAAAGGACCTAggatttatgaaaaaatttttgatGCTGAAAGGATGACAGGGACAATTCgatcttttatatttttgaatgaaaattaCTTTCTCGTTGCTGACGATTCGGGTACCTGCGTATTACTAAAAGGAAATAATTTAAGATTAGATTCTTATATTGAACTTTGGTATCCGCGTGATCCTTGTATAACTGCCGGTTTATTTATAtctaaaaactatattttacTGGGGGACCGCAAAGGTCGTGTTATGCTTTATTCCCGGAGCaatgaaaaaacattttcatgTAAGAAAATGCTAAATTATCAAGAAGTTAAATTTGGtgccaatttttttaaattgctaAGACTAACTACATTTGATGCTTATGTAATGTTCGGTGGTCATGAGTcagttataaaatatatacatataggaTTACCGGAATGCGATTTAAAAGTCACACAACGTATAAATATGCCTTTGTCGTGGATTGAAGCGTGCCTTGGAAATGATATAATTTTGGGTTTTAATGATAATCACATTGTTGTTTGGTCTCGACATTACGACGTGCTAGCACAGATGCCATGCGGCGGTGGACACCGATGTTGGGATTATTTTATGAACAATGGTATTAttaatattgtatttattaAGCAGAGGAAAGTGTTCTTTTATAAGACTTCCCTTTTTAACCCAATATCCAAAATGATTAAGAACATTAAATGCAACACCTGGCACATACGcaattgtaatattttgcGACTTCTTAAACACTGTGAAGCGCAAACATTAATTGTGTCGGCAGGTGATGATAATATTATAAAAGTTACGTGTTTTTTGGACAAAGCGTCAAATCAGTGTGCTGAAATTCACTCACATGTATCAAGTGTAAGATGTTTACAAGtttataaattacaaaatactGAAAATACTTGGATTATTTTTTCAGTCGGTGGCCGATCTCAACTTTGCATAAGTCTGTTTAACATAAAccggtttaaagagttttatgTACATGAGCTATACACAAATACGTTgcaaaatatgttaaaaaatgtttcacaAGAAGCAAGACTTATGGCAATAGAAATTGCAAAGGGAGCCTTAGaagattgttttttattatacatAGCTGGTGCTGATGGCAGAATTTGTCAATACCTTTggaatttacaaaaaaaaactgagctaaaatttcaaaaggttatttatttaaaaaattgccCTATTAAGCTACGCTTTATAAATGGTCTCGACTTACTACTACTAACAACGACAAGTGGCGAATTATATGGTTTTAACAAGACTTTGTCAGAAAAATGTTTTCAACTTCAGCTTCATGAAACTGGTATCAACGCAATTGACACATATGTAGTTGAGCATCTTTTGCATATCTTATCAGGAGGAGACGATGAAAATATTAAGTACACTGTGGTAAATTTGACAAATTTTACAGTGGAATATAAGACAGAATTTATTGGTCTTCACAATACCCAAGTGAATGCTTTATCAATACATTCTCCTTATAAGTGGAATGAAAAATCGGAACTTCTAGCATATACTTGCGGTATAGATAAACAGATCTTTGAAATTAACCTAAAAACCCAAAAGTATGTTCGTGTAGGCTTCACCTGTATTGCGGATATTAAAGGATTGGAGATAGATAATTGTAACAGAATGTATTTGTATGGAAGCGGACTACAAATTGTTTGTCcattaaaatcttaa